In Desulfosediminicola ganghwensis, a single window of DNA contains:
- a CDS encoding LysE family translocator — MLPFDVILLFFTSSILLAMAPGPDNLFVLAQSAQHGKKAGIVVTFGLCTGVLVHTAAVSMGVAAIFQTSQLAFNILKYIGAAYLIYLAVMSFRASGAAGGPGRVEKLQYRRLYGRGVIMNITNPKVSIFFLAFLPQFASPAHGPIIPQMLMLGALFIVSTILIFGAVALLAGSFGEWLAQSERASRILNRTAGTIFGALAIKLVMSER, encoded by the coding sequence ATGTTACCGTTCGATGTTATCTTGCTGTTTTTTACTTCGTCAATTCTGCTGGCCATGGCCCCAGGGCCGGATAATCTTTTTGTTTTGGCGCAGTCGGCGCAGCACGGTAAAAAGGCCGGCATTGTTGTGACCTTTGGCCTTTGCACCGGTGTACTGGTGCATACCGCGGCGGTGAGCATGGGGGTTGCTGCAATCTTCCAGACTTCGCAGTTGGCTTTCAATATTCTGAAATATATCGGTGCGGCGTATTTGATTTATCTGGCGGTGATGTCCTTTAGGGCGAGCGGTGCCGCAGGTGGTCCGGGCAGGGTGGAAAAACTCCAGTACCGACGTCTCTATGGACGGGGGGTGATTATGAATATCACCAACCCGAAAGTTTCGATCTTCTTTCTGGCATTTCTGCCGCAATTCGCCAGCCCCGCTCATGGGCCGATTATTCCACAGATGCTGATGCTTGGAGCGCTCTTTATTGTTTCAACCATCCTTATTTTTGGGGCAGTTGCTCTTTTGGCGGGATCATTTGGCGAATGGCTCGCTCAATCGGAACGGGCCAGCAGGATACTCAACCGAACTGCCGGAACGATTTTCGGAGCGTTGGCTATCAAGCTGGTAATGTCTGAACGTTAA
- a CDS encoding DUF2293 domain-containing protein has translation MPHQNRIVQPGFKKGTVISEEDNVLTPPADWKFLGAGDAPLTRNVKKMGPSWQVQVQRGRRKISKGIWAPAANIDTATEELEAKRSTPEYARKRTTDLKRKERKHNQYVDEFYAATLQFLNFHPDYRQHAENLARAVAAHATPVGSGTVARTERISLAERVQAAVIAWMRHQTTSYDNMSIARIKGKRREVRRMLAERSGRLLSRYRSGLPVEEGCPLYKALTSLDNS, from the coding sequence ATGCCTCATCAGAATAGAATAGTACAACCCGGCTTTAAAAAAGGCACAGTAATCTCAGAAGAAGATAATGTACTTACCCCCCCGGCAGACTGGAAGTTTCTCGGGGCGGGGGATGCTCCGCTCACCCGTAATGTGAAGAAAATGGGGCCCAGCTGGCAGGTGCAGGTGCAAAGAGGGCGCCGCAAGATATCCAAAGGTATCTGGGCACCCGCTGCGAATATCGATACCGCAACAGAGGAGCTTGAAGCAAAGCGTTCCACACCTGAATATGCCAGAAAGCGTACTACGGATTTAAAGCGAAAAGAGCGGAAACATAATCAATATGTCGACGAATTTTATGCTGCTACCTTGCAGTTTCTCAACTTTCATCCTGATTATCGGCAGCATGCTGAAAATCTGGCCAGGGCTGTAGCGGCCCATGCAACTCCTGTAGGTTCAGGTACTGTTGCCAGAACCGAGCGTATATCGTTGGCAGAGAGAGTGCAGGCGGCTGTAATTGCCTGGATGCGTCACCAGACGACCAGTTATGATAACATGTCCATTGCCCGTATAAAGGGTAAGAGACGAGAGGTTAGGAGAATGCTGGCAGAGCGTTCAGGGAGGCTATTGTCCCGTTACAGATCAGGCCTGCCCGTGGAGGAGGGGTGCCCCCTTTACAAAGCTCTCACCAGCTTGGACAATAGCTGA
- a CDS encoding MFS transporter: MGKDDKSAVVQTTRERSALLVATLTSFIGPFMISSVNVALPVIQQDLRMDAVELSWIATSYLLAIAVFLLPAGKLADIHGRKRIFAVGLAIYTVGATLAAFANSAAMLISMRVIQGIGGALFVTTGMAILTSIFPPQKRGRVIGIYVSAVYVGLSMGPFAGGYITHYLGWRAIFLLMAPFGAFSLYMTLRHLKGEWYGAKGEKLDVPGSFYYGFSIIAFVYGATKLPELTGIILSISGLLGLVFFIWQQKRSSMPLFHIELFSINKVFAYSSYAALLNYSATFGITFMVSLYLQFIKGMSPQAAGSVLMAQPVMMALLSPLAGRFSDRIEPRILATAGMTITAIGVLLFSRLGETTPVGLIIANLIFLGTGFALFSSPNMSAMMGAVEKRHYGLASGLVATMRLLGQMCSMALATVVLALLVGREAIAPENYDRFLASIEIIFVISGFLCILGVYFSWSRGRLARPGR, from the coding sequence ATGGGTAAAGACGATAAGAGTGCGGTTGTACAGACGACCCGGGAGCGCTCGGCGCTTCTGGTAGCAACGCTGACCTCGTTTATCGGGCCGTTTATGATATCCTCGGTCAATGTTGCCCTGCCCGTGATTCAGCAGGATCTCAGGATGGACGCGGTGGAGTTGAGCTGGATTGCTACATCCTATCTGCTCGCCATAGCCGTATTCCTGCTGCCTGCGGGAAAACTTGCCGATATCCATGGCAGAAAGCGTATCTTTGCCGTGGGCCTGGCTATTTATACCGTCGGCGCCACTTTGGCAGCCTTTGCCAATTCAGCTGCCATGCTGATTTCCATGCGGGTGATTCAGGGGATTGGCGGGGCATTGTTCGTGACCACGGGCATGGCGATCCTTACCTCAATTTTTCCGCCGCAAAAGCGCGGGCGGGTCATTGGTATCTATGTATCGGCAGTCTATGTCGGTTTATCAATGGGACCTTTTGCCGGCGGCTACATCACGCACTATCTCGGTTGGCGGGCTATATTTTTGTTGATGGCACCGTTTGGCGCCTTCTCTCTTTATATGACACTCAGGCATTTGAAGGGGGAGTGGTACGGCGCAAAAGGAGAAAAACTTGATGTGCCGGGTTCCTTTTACTACGGTTTCTCCATCATCGCTTTTGTCTACGGCGCAACAAAGTTGCCTGAATTGACCGGGATTATTCTTTCAATTTCAGGGCTTTTGGGGTTAGTCTTTTTCATCTGGCAGCAAAAACGCTCAAGCATGCCGCTTTTCCATATAGAGCTTTTTTCAATCAACAAGGTATTTGCCTATTCAAGCTACGCCGCGTTGTTGAATTATTCGGCTACATTCGGCATAACATTTATGGTTAGCCTGTATCTGCAGTTCATCAAGGGCATGTCCCCCCAGGCGGCCGGGAGCGTGCTGATGGCACAGCCGGTAATGATGGCCCTGCTCTCACCGTTGGCTGGCAGATTCTCCGATCGTATCGAACCGAGGATACTTGCCACCGCAGGCATGACTATTACCGCTATTGGCGTCCTGTTATTCAGCAGGTTGGGCGAGACAACCCCCGTTGGCCTGATTATTGCCAATCTTATTTTTCTGGGCACTGGCTTCGCCCTGTTTAGTTCGCCCAATATGAGCGCCATGATGGGTGCGGTGGAAAAGCGTCATTATGGGTTGGCTTCGGGGCTGGTGGCAACCATGAGGCTGTTGGGACAGATGTGTTCCATGGCTCTTGCCACAGTGGTTCTGGCTCTACTGGTTGGGCGTGAGGCGATCGCACCGGAAAACTACGATCGTTTCCTGGCAAGTATTGAGATAATTTTTGTGATCTCCGGTTTCCTCTGTATCCTAGGTGTATACTTCTCCTGGTCAAGGGGGAGACTGGCCAGACCCGGCAGATAG
- a CDS encoding nitroreductase family protein, with product MQSFMETAMARRSIRRFESRSIEEDKLARILEAARWSPSWANTQCWEIVAVESPETLEKLGAELSPKNPATLAIAKGPLTLAICGEKEKSGYYKGTKSTKFGDWLMFDLGLLTQTICLAAHEEGLGSVIVGSFDHDKVNALLEIPDEYEVVALLPMGYPDHAPSPPKRRELSEFCHKEKFGRKG from the coding sequence ATGCAGAGCTTCATGGAAACAGCAATGGCACGAAGAAGTATCAGACGCTTTGAATCCAGGTCGATAGAAGAGGACAAGCTGGCAAGAATCCTGGAGGCAGCGCGCTGGAGTCCCTCGTGGGCGAATACCCAGTGTTGGGAAATTGTTGCTGTTGAATCTCCAGAGACATTGGAGAAACTCGGTGCAGAACTGTCACCCAAAAACCCGGCAACTCTGGCGATCGCAAAGGGGCCACTGACCCTGGCAATCTGTGGAGAGAAGGAAAAATCAGGTTATTACAAGGGAACAAAGTCGACCAAATTTGGTGACTGGCTGATGTTCGATCTCGGTCTGCTTACCCAGACCATTTGCCTGGCTGCCCATGAAGAGGGGTTGGGCTCGGTTATCGTCGGTTCATTCGATCATGACAAGGTTAACGCTCTATTAGAGATACCTGATGAGTACGAAGTGGTTGCTCTGTTGCCTATGGGCTATCCTGATCACGCACCTTCACCTCCAAAGCGTCGCGAGTTGTCTGAATTTTGCCACAAGGAAAAATTTGGCCGGAAAGGCTGA